A DNA window from Aminipila luticellarii contains the following coding sequences:
- a CDS encoding polysaccharide deacetylase family protein yields the protein MKNKNWSVLGIALFAVLAAAFQGFSNLDKILADQTAQTWNTIYEKQEGNNAVATAADPKEYESRIIRNGAQGNNLCTFACNVDWGEDVIPDMLKVFKEKDIQVTFFVTGRWAENHKDLLKQMHDAGHEIQSHGYSHALCSDISSEKVEEEIEKTETAIIDAVCIKPNYFAPAAGDYDARTVEIAEKLGYKVVLWSSDTIDWREGSSAPVIIQRILSKPLDGAIILMHPKPETLKALPELIEQINAQGYRIVPLYRMPV from the coding sequence ATGAAAAATAAAAACTGGAGCGTGCTTGGAATCGCCCTGTTCGCTGTTTTGGCAGCAGCTTTTCAGGGGTTTAGCAATTTGGATAAGATTCTGGCAGATCAAACGGCTCAAACCTGGAATACGATTTATGAAAAACAGGAAGGAAACAATGCGGTAGCAACGGCAGCAGACCCAAAAGAATATGAAAGCAGGATCATAAGAAACGGGGCGCAAGGAAACAATCTATGCACCTTTGCCTGCAATGTGGACTGGGGAGAGGATGTCATCCCCGATATGTTAAAGGTATTTAAGGAAAAAGATATTCAGGTGACTTTTTTTGTAACAGGAAGATGGGCAGAAAATCATAAGGATTTATTAAAACAGATGCACGATGCAGGCCATGAAATTCAGAGCCATGGCTACAGTCATGCATTATGCAGCGACATTTCCTCTGAAAAGGTAGAGGAAGAAATCGAAAAGACGGAAACCGCTATTATTGACGCAGTTTGTATAAAGCCGAACTATTTTGCTCCTGCTGCCGGAGATTATGATGCCAGAACGGTGGAAATAGCAGAAAAGCTGGGATATAAAGTCGTTCTCTGGAGTTCGGACACCATTGACTGGCGGGAAGGCTCTTCGGCTCCGGTCATTATACAGAGAATCCTGTCTAAACCTCTTGACGGAGCCATCATATTAATGCATCCAAAGCCGGAAACTTTAAAAGCATTGCCGGAATTAATAGAACAAATCAATGCACAAGGGTATAGAATTGTCCCACTTTACAGAATGCCCGTATAA
- a CDS encoding S-layer homology domain-containing protein has product MKKSTKFLAVFLAISVIIASFSGFTYYDGLGNVYLDSEKKIFDGVTYHEQIGINSSNGLEHAFFVEADTASGTVKPMIFNGEVRSMATVGTMANYAEQQGYKVLAAVNGDLFDTATGTPKGLVIHNGNIVTSGYAPDRVIAFDSTGRASLQYVNVSYGLKGTLAYDDASTGTVQKVQAPFSAQINYYNVPHGAAKGLHLFNRHYASSTKTAGSCIEVVVDCGSQDNMQLQIGKTIKGTVKSVNVDTHNTPIGENEVVLSTVSGSATASQLYCMVVGSEVEISVADNANTGLANATEAMGIYYSLVENGNVVTSGTGLNPRTAVGIKSDGTVILYVVDGRQTNSKGLNLVQLANHMKSLGCTYAFNMDGGGSTALYSRMPGLENTAGRKNTPSDGAERKVSNALLFVYQAGSSDNTARNLNLYPSLTLAMPGADVQINSYASNGLFEKVSLPGAVSYEVEGGNGSITGNGLYTAGDTEGKVNIIGTAGDISGTTQVEVVKNNLTILPSVSALYLDAGQSSDINLSVKSGPISVVSSDKTFTWTCDQNIGTIDENGLFKAGSKNAETGNIYAVYDGYKITIPVQVGALTVDFKDTANHWAKTYIGSLAARGIANGMGNNLYLPDAQLTRAQFLALLAKTVDNVDVSKSNPAGFTDVPANEWYYGYVNWGYENGIVSGMTDTTFEPNANITREQMAIMLCKFATSQNLTLPQTSAGIKFTDQSAISPWASDYVSTVVGAGIINGQPEGDFQPQGLATRAQAAKVMYVYLNVRDGVNK; this is encoded by the coding sequence ATGAAAAAAAGTACGAAATTTTTAGCTGTTTTTTTGGCCATTTCAGTAATAATCGCAAGCTTTTCAGGTTTTACATATTATGATGGCTTAGGCAATGTTTACTTGGATTCGGAAAAGAAGATTTTTGACGGCGTTACGTATCATGAACAAATCGGAATAAATAGTTCAAACGGACTGGAGCACGCCTTTTTTGTCGAGGCGGATACCGCTTCGGGAACAGTCAAGCCGATGATTTTCAATGGTGAGGTCCGAAGCATGGCAACGGTCGGCACCATGGCAAATTATGCGGAACAGCAGGGGTACAAAGTTCTGGCAGCCGTCAACGGAGATCTCTTTGACACGGCAACGGGCACCCCAAAAGGGCTTGTTATACATAACGGAAATATCGTGACCTCGGGATATGCGCCGGACAGGGTCATTGCCTTTGACAGCACGGGCAGAGCTTCTCTGCAATATGTGAACGTAAGCTATGGGCTAAAAGGGACACTGGCTTACGATGATGCGTCCACCGGCACCGTACAAAAAGTACAGGCACCTTTTTCCGCACAGATAAACTATTATAATGTTCCTCATGGGGCAGCCAAGGGCTTGCATCTGTTCAACAGGCATTATGCTTCCAGCACCAAGACCGCCGGAAGCTGTATCGAAGTGGTTGTAGACTGCGGAAGTCAGGATAATATGCAGCTTCAGATCGGGAAAACCATAAAGGGCACGGTAAAATCTGTAAATGTGGATACACATAACACCCCAATCGGAGAAAATGAAGTGGTCTTATCTACGGTTTCCGGTTCGGCGACTGCTTCTCAGCTGTATTGCATGGTGGTAGGAAGCGAAGTAGAAATCAGCGTGGCGGATAATGCAAACACCGGTCTTGCCAATGCCACGGAAGCCATGGGAATTTACTATTCCCTGGTAGAAAACGGAAATGTCGTGACTTCCGGTACCGGCTTGAATCCGAGAACTGCGGTGGGCATCAAAAGTGACGGAACGGTGATTCTCTACGTAGTGGACGGAAGACAGACCAATTCAAAGGGCCTGAATCTGGTTCAACTGGCAAACCACATGAAATCATTGGGCTGCACCTATGCCTTTAACATGGATGGCGGCGGATCCACGGCTCTGTATTCCAGAATGCCCGGTCTGGAAAATACGGCAGGCCGAAAAAATACGCCGTCAGACGGAGCAGAGAGAAAGGTATCCAATGCACTGCTCTTCGTATATCAGGCAGGCAGCAGTGACAATACCGCTCGAAATCTGAATCTTTATCCTTCGCTGACATTGGCCATGCCGGGAGCTGACGTACAAATAAACAGCTATGCTTCCAACGGTCTGTTTGAAAAAGTATCCCTTCCGGGTGCGGTCAGCTATGAAGTGGAAGGCGGTAATGGCAGTATCACCGGCAATGGATTATATACAGCAGGAGATACGGAAGGAAAGGTAAATATTATCGGAACTGCCGGAGACATATCCGGCACGACTCAGGTGGAAGTAGTAAAAAACAATCTGACGATTCTGCCTTCTGTTTCCGCGTTATATTTGGATGCCGGTCAGAGCTCGGATATTAATCTGTCTGTTAAAAGCGGGCCGATTTCTGTGGTCTCCAGTGATAAGACCTTTACTTGGACCTGTGACCAGAACATCGGTACGATTGATGAAAACGGGCTGTTCAAAGCAGGAAGTAAAAATGCGGAAACCGGAAACATATATGCGGTATATGACGGCTATAAGATTACCATACCGGTTCAGGTAGGAGCTTTGACCGTAGACTTCAAGGATACGGCTAATCACTGGGCTAAAACCTATATCGGTTCTCTTGCGGCAAGAGGTATCGCAAACGGTATGGGCAACAATTTATATCTGCCGGACGCACAGCTGACAAGGGCACAATTCCTTGCATTGCTGGCTAAAACAGTGGATAATGTGGACGTAAGCAAATCAAATCCGGCAGGGTTTACCGATGTGCCGGCCAATGAATGGTATTATGGCTATGTAAATTGGGGATATGAAAACGGTATTGTAAGCGGTATGACAGATACCACCTTCGAACCAAATGCTAATATTACCAGAGAACAGATGGCTATTATGCTCTGCAAATTTGCAACGAGTCAAAATCTGACTTTACCTCAAACCTCAGCCGGCATAAAATTTACGGATCAGTCCGCTATCAGTCCATGGGCGTCTGATTATGTAAGTACGGTTGTTGGTGCAGGAATTATTAACGGTCAGCCGGAAGGTGATTTCCAGCCGCAGGGCTTGGCAACAAGGGCACAGGCAGCTAAAGTGATGTACGTTTATTTGAACGTACGGGATGGCGTGAACAAGTAG
- a CDS encoding alginate O-acetyltransferase AlgX-related protein: protein MKIKKEYVAAVLFFGIITGMLIGLLTYKDNDPVNDFLTEYRTEVRPGTPILDRVTKAIHIAEDTVYNETCFEEQYNSYYGLIQRVLGKHIVSDAGYGEIYKTKYNQIIFKVDKKNFRVMRSLDAVEELKSKLDEAGIPFLYVQAPFKLSDDEQQLPINKKDYADYNVNLFLKGLDERGIAYLDLRPLLRDGEKTQNQLFFDTDHHWRIETAFEATGHIMDELNKDYGFTIDSKYKDLKNYKVTTLKKCYLGSMGRRTGRFYSGLDDFTLITPAFKTNYTLYEHDYGAEKIYTGSFYNAILDKKYLVKEAPVDLNRYAVYHGDNEELIFENNLVNTGKVMMIKDSFGVPVYSFLSLGVHEVRALDLRLFNDSVAKYAKENRPDVVILLYNGDTFNEEMFDFS from the coding sequence GTGAAGATTAAAAAAGAGTATGTTGCGGCCGTCCTTTTCTTTGGCATTATTACAGGGATGCTCATAGGACTGCTGACATATAAAGATAACGACCCTGTAAACGACTTTCTCACCGAGTATAGAACAGAGGTACGGCCGGGAACTCCCATACTGGATCGAGTAACAAAGGCAATTCATATTGCAGAAGACACCGTATATAACGAGACTTGCTTTGAAGAACAGTACAATTCTTATTATGGATTGATACAGAGAGTTCTGGGAAAGCACATTGTAAGTGATGCGGGATATGGAGAAATCTACAAAACAAAATATAATCAAATTATTTTCAAAGTGGATAAGAAAAATTTCAGAGTCATGCGTTCTTTGGATGCCGTAGAAGAATTAAAGTCTAAATTGGACGAAGCCGGCATACCATTTTTATATGTACAGGCACCTTTTAAGTTATCGGATGACGAACAACAGCTCCCGATCAACAAAAAGGATTATGCGGATTACAATGTGAACTTATTTTTAAAGGGGTTGGATGAAAGAGGCATTGCGTATCTGGATTTGAGACCACTTTTAAGAGATGGAGAAAAAACGCAGAACCAATTATTTTTTGACACCGACCACCACTGGCGGATCGAAACGGCATTTGAAGCCACAGGCCACATTATGGACGAACTGAATAAGGATTACGGGTTTACCATTGACAGCAAATACAAGGATTTAAAGAACTATAAAGTAACCACTCTAAAAAAATGCTATCTGGGTTCTATGGGCAGGCGTACGGGAAGATTTTATTCCGGTCTGGACGACTTTACGCTGATAACTCCTGCCTTCAAAACAAACTATACGTTGTATGAACACGATTACGGGGCGGAAAAAATTTATACAGGTTCCTTTTATAACGCCATATTGGATAAAAAATATTTAGTAAAGGAAGCGCCAGTTGACCTTAATAGATATGCTGTATACCATGGTGATAATGAGGAACTGATTTTTGAAAATAACTTAGTAAATACTGGAAAGGTTATGATGATAAAGGATTCTTTTGGCGTACCTGTTTATTCCTTCCTTTCTTTGGGCGTACATGAAGTAAGAGCCTTGGATTTGCGGCTCTTTAATGATTCGGTTGCAAAATATGCCAAGGAGAACAGACCGGATGTGGTGATTCTTTTATATAATGGGGACACCTTTAATGAGGAAATGTTTGACTTTTCGTAA